One Microbacterium esteraromaticum genomic window carries:
- the rpmA gene encoding 50S ribosomal protein L27 translates to MAHKKGASSTRNGRDSNAQRLGVKRFGGQTVNAGEILVRQRGTHFHPGAGVGRGGDDTLFALEAGAVEFGTKGGRKVVNIVAAAQ, encoded by the coding sequence ATGGCACATAAGAAGGGCGCGAGCTCGACCCGCAACGGTCGTGACTCCAACGCACAGCGACTCGGCGTGAAGCGCTTCGGCGGTCAGACCGTCAACGCCGGCGAGATCCTCGTCCGCCAGCGCGGCACGCACTTCCACCCCGGCGCAGGCGTCGGCCGTGGCGGCGACGACACGCTGTTCGCTCTCGAGGCCGGCGCAGTCGAGTTCGGCACCAAGGGCGGCCGCAAGGTCGTCAACATCGTCGCAGCCGCTCAGTAA
- the obgE gene encoding GTPase ObgE has translation MVTFVDTVTLHLRAGKGGNGCVSVRREKFKPLGGPDGGNGGDGGDIILVADPQVTTLLSYHHSPHRTGGNGGFGMGDHRSGYDGESLELPVPVGTVVKSVDGDVLHDMITPGEKYVVAEGGRGGLGNAALASPKRKAPGFALLGTPGYEGSVVLELKTVADVALVGYPSAGKSSLIAALSAARPKIADYPFTTLHPNLGVVQAGDSRYTVADVPGLIEGASEGKGLGLEFLRHVERCSALLHVLDCATLEPGRDPLSDLDVILAELAAYEVPEGQTPLLERPQLVALNKVDVPEARELAEMVRPEIEARGFRVFEISTVAREGLRPLSFALAELVDQHRAEAAVEVPRERVVIRPKGAKEEFTIRVEGGTYGNIYRVLGEKPVRWVQQTDFQNEEAVGYLGDRLERLGVEEALFKAGAVAGATVMIGTGDNSVVFDWEPSIASTAELMSSPRGTDIRIGGSNRRTTAERREQYHEMMDARAAARAELEEKRLASREDEE, from the coding sequence ATGGTCACGTTCGTCGACACCGTCACGCTGCACCTTCGCGCCGGAAAGGGCGGCAACGGCTGCGTCTCGGTCCGTCGTGAGAAGTTCAAGCCGCTCGGCGGTCCGGACGGCGGCAACGGGGGAGACGGAGGCGACATCATCCTCGTCGCCGACCCGCAGGTGACGACGCTGCTGTCGTACCACCACTCGCCGCATCGCACGGGCGGCAACGGCGGGTTCGGCATGGGAGACCACCGCTCGGGCTACGACGGAGAGTCGCTCGAGCTGCCCGTTCCTGTCGGCACGGTCGTGAAGAGCGTCGACGGAGACGTGCTGCACGACATGATCACGCCGGGTGAGAAGTACGTGGTGGCCGAGGGCGGTCGAGGCGGCCTCGGCAACGCCGCGCTCGCATCTCCGAAGCGCAAGGCCCCGGGCTTCGCCCTTCTCGGGACCCCGGGTTACGAGGGCTCGGTCGTGCTCGAGCTCAAGACCGTCGCAGACGTGGCCCTCGTCGGCTATCCCTCCGCAGGCAAGTCGAGCCTCATCGCCGCGCTGTCGGCGGCCAGGCCGAAGATCGCCGACTACCCGTTCACGACGCTGCACCCGAACCTCGGCGTCGTGCAGGCCGGTGACAGCCGTTACACCGTCGCCGACGTGCCCGGCCTCATCGAGGGCGCGAGTGAGGGCAAGGGCCTCGGCCTTGAGTTCCTCCGTCACGTCGAGCGCTGCAGCGCCCTGCTGCACGTGCTGGACTGCGCCACCCTCGAGCCCGGCCGCGACCCGCTCTCCGACCTCGACGTCATCCTCGCCGAGCTGGCTGCGTACGAGGTGCCAGAGGGGCAGACGCCTCTTCTCGAGCGTCCTCAGCTGGTCGCGCTGAACAAGGTCGATGTGCCCGAGGCGCGTGAGCTCGCCGAGATGGTGCGCCCCGAGATCGAGGCCCGCGGATTCCGTGTGTTCGAGATCTCGACGGTCGCCCGCGAAGGACTGCGTCCGCTGAGCTTCGCCCTTGCAGAGCTCGTCGACCAGCACCGCGCCGAAGCGGCCGTCGAGGTCCCGCGTGAGCGCGTGGTGATCCGGCCGAAGGGGGCCAAGGAGGAGTTCACGATCCGCGTCGAGGGCGGCACCTACGGCAACATCTATCGCGTGCTCGGAGAGAAGCCGGTGCGGTGGGTGCAGCAGACCGACTTCCAGAACGAGGAGGCCGTCGGGTACCTCGGCGACCGCCTCGAGCGTCTCGGTGTCGAAGAGGCCCTGTTCAAGGCCGGCGCGGTCGCCGGGGCCACCGTCATGATCGGCACAGGAGACAACAGCGTCGTCTTCGACTGGGAGCCCTCGATCGCCTCCACCGCCGAGCTCATGAGCTCGCCGCGAGGCACCGACATCCGCATCGGCGGCTCGAACCGACGCACCACCGCAGAGCGTCGCGAGCAGTACCACGAGATGATGGATGCCAGGGCTGCGGCCCGCGCTGAGCTCGAGGAGAAGCGCCTCGCCTCCCGCGAGGACGAGGAGTGA
- the rplU gene encoding 50S ribosomal protein L21, whose amino-acid sequence MVYAVVRAGGRQEKVEVGTIVQLDRVQAAQGENIELPAVLLVDGASVTTDADKLAKVKVTAEVLGNLRGPKIVIQKYKNKTGYKKRQGHRQELTRVKITGIK is encoded by the coding sequence GTGGTTTACGCAGTAGTGCGCGCCGGTGGCCGGCAGGAGAAGGTCGAGGTCGGCACGATCGTTCAGCTCGACCGTGTTCAGGCTGCCCAGGGCGAGAACATCGAGCTTCCCGCCGTGCTTCTCGTCGACGGTGCCTCTGTGACCACCGACGCCGACAAGCTGGCGAAGGTCAAGGTCACGGCTGAGGTTCTCGGCAACCTCCGCGGACCGAAGATCGTCATCCAGAAGTACAAGAACAAGACCGGCTACAAGAAGCGCCAGGGCCACCGTCAGGAGCTCACGCGCGTCAAGATCACCGGCATCAAGTAA
- a CDS encoding Rne/Rng family ribonuclease — MADENDDKNTPTLDESPAQPVAEDAPAAETAATVASEPDAPQQPAADEQPAIDEAAVDGTPAADEPAAEASAADEPAADEAAPVAQPAASASESLAGEPTAEPEAPAEPEAPEPLTAVSLGLLPEVFVSKVSTQLHFYAPEIVPLPARGSRDDDEGDDRGSAFRRGRNRRRGEGDEGRDEPRQRQRQVEYITEPKAIKGSTRLEAKKQRRRDGRDAGRRRPVVTEAEFLARRESVDRMMVVRAKNGRTQIGVLEDDVLVEHYVARNQDASLIGNVYLGRVQNVLPSMEAAFVDIGRGRNAVLYSGEVDWDGVEIGNQPRRIELALKAGDRVLVQVTKDPVGHKGARLTSQISLPGRYLVYVPGGSMNGISRKLPDNERARLKRILKEVLPESSGVIVRTAAEGATEEQLTRDVQRLTSQWEHIQKQVQTQQAPALLHAEPDLLVKIVRDVFNEDFTRMTIQGDDAQRTIRAYLESVAPDLLERVETYTDDVDPFDAYRITEQIEKALDRKVWLPSGGSLVIDRTEAMTVVDVNTGKFVGSGGNLEETVTKNNLEAAEEIVRQLRLRDIGGIIVVDFIDMVLESNRDLVLRRLVECLSRDRTKHQVAEVTSLGLVQMTRKKLGLGLLETFSEACDVCAGRGVIVHHDPVVKHRSSSGGGSNGGGQSRRSRGGSSQQQSSAAAPAQPTSANGGTHSITEGAKSALAAIAASTIVANGDPVQDQPAAEQHAAAEAPVQSERPKKRKKRGGERKGPKTETEQLLDSVLDALPEPKAPGQGRNRRRVTTAMLTPNASSTDASAPVAGSNPES, encoded by the coding sequence CCGTCGCCTCGGAGCCGGATGCCCCGCAGCAGCCCGCTGCGGACGAGCAGCCCGCCATCGACGAGGCCGCTGTCGACGGGACCCCCGCCGCAGACGAGCCCGCCGCTGAGGCGTCGGCCGCTGACGAGCCCGCGGCTGACGAGGCGGCTCCCGTCGCGCAGCCCGCTGCGTCGGCATCCGAGAGCCTCGCGGGCGAGCCGACCGCCGAGCCTGAGGCTCCTGCCGAGCCTGAGGCTCCCGAGCCGCTGACGGCTGTGAGCCTCGGCCTGCTGCCTGAGGTCTTCGTCTCGAAGGTCTCCACGCAGCTGCACTTCTACGCACCGGAGATCGTGCCGCTGCCCGCACGCGGCAGCCGCGACGACGATGAGGGCGACGACCGGGGCAGCGCGTTCCGCCGTGGCCGAAACCGCAGGCGAGGCGAGGGGGACGAGGGCCGCGACGAGCCGCGTCAGCGCCAGCGCCAGGTGGAGTACATCACCGAGCCGAAGGCGATCAAGGGCTCCACCCGTCTCGAGGCCAAGAAGCAGCGCCGTCGCGACGGCCGTGACGCGGGCCGCCGTCGTCCGGTGGTGACCGAGGCGGAGTTCCTCGCCCGCCGCGAGTCGGTCGATCGCATGATGGTCGTCCGCGCCAAGAACGGCCGCACGCAGATCGGCGTGCTCGAAGACGATGTGCTCGTCGAGCACTACGTCGCCCGCAATCAGGACGCGTCGCTGATCGGCAATGTCTACCTCGGCCGCGTGCAGAACGTGCTGCCCAGCATGGAGGCCGCCTTCGTCGACATCGGCCGCGGTCGCAACGCCGTGCTGTACTCGGGAGAGGTCGACTGGGACGGTGTGGAGATCGGCAACCAGCCGCGTCGCATCGAGCTCGCGCTCAAAGCAGGAGACCGTGTTCTCGTGCAGGTCACGAAGGACCCCGTCGGCCACAAGGGCGCGCGTCTGACCAGCCAGATCTCGCTTCCCGGCCGCTACCTGGTGTACGTGCCGGGCGGGTCGATGAACGGGATCTCGCGCAAGCTGCCCGACAACGAGCGCGCCCGTCTCAAGCGCATCCTCAAGGAGGTGCTGCCCGAGTCGTCGGGCGTCATCGTCCGCACCGCGGCTGAGGGCGCCACCGAAGAGCAGCTGACGCGCGACGTGCAGCGGCTCACCTCGCAGTGGGAGCACATCCAGAAGCAGGTCCAGACGCAGCAGGCCCCTGCGCTGCTGCACGCCGAGCCCGACCTGCTGGTGAAGATCGTGCGCGACGTCTTCAACGAGGACTTCACCCGCATGACCATCCAGGGCGATGACGCGCAGCGCACCATCCGCGCCTACCTCGAGAGCGTCGCCCCCGACCTTCTCGAGCGCGTCGAGACCTACACCGACGACGTCGACCCCTTCGATGCGTACCGCATCACCGAGCAGATCGAGAAGGCTCTCGACCGCAAGGTCTGGCTGCCGTCGGGTGGCTCGCTGGTGATCGACCGCACCGAGGCGATGACGGTCGTCGACGTCAACACCGGCAAGTTCGTCGGCTCGGGCGGAAACCTCGAGGAGACGGTCACCAAGAACAACCTCGAGGCCGCTGAGGAGATCGTCCGTCAGCTGCGCCTGCGCGACATCGGCGGCATCATCGTCGTCGACTTCATCGACATGGTGCTCGAGTCCAACCGCGACCTCGTGCTGCGCCGCCTGGTGGAGTGCCTGAGCCGTGACCGCACGAAGCACCAGGTCGCCGAGGTGACCTCGCTCGGTCTCGTGCAGATGACCCGCAAGAAGCTCGGTCTCGGTCTGCTCGAGACGTTCAGCGAGGCGTGCGACGTCTGCGCCGGCCGCGGCGTGATCGTGCACCACGACCCCGTGGTCAAGCACCGCAGCAGCAGCGGCGGCGGCTCCAACGGCGGCGGCCAGAGTCGGCGCTCGCGGGGCGGCTCGTCGCAGCAGCAGTCCTCCGCAGCGGCGCCCGCTCAGCCGACGTCCGCGAACGGCGGCACGCACAGCATCACCGAGGGAGCGAAGTCGGCCCTGGCCGCCATCGCCGCCTCCACCATCGTCGCCAACGGCGATCCCGTGCAGGATCAGCCGGCCGCCGAGCAGCACGCCGCCGCCGAGGCGCCCGTGCAGAGCGAGCGTCCGAAGAAGCGCAAGAAGCGCGGGGGCGAGCGCAAGGGTCCGAAGACCGAGACCGAGCAGCTGCTCGACTCGGTGCTCGATGCGCTTCCCGAGCCGAAGGCGCCGGGTCAGGGCCGCAACCGGCGTCGGGTCACCACCGCCATGCTCACCCCGAACGCCTCGTCGACCGACGCGTCAGCGCCGGTCGCGGGCTCGAACCCGGAGTCCTGA
- a CDS encoding DUF4031 domain-containing protein, with the protein MTLLVDDAIWPAHGRLWAHLVSDSDLAELHAFAAQQGIPPRAFDRDHYDVPEESLPRLLAAGAVHVGGKELTRRLIRSGLRVRARDRR; encoded by the coding sequence ATGACCCTTCTCGTCGACGATGCCATCTGGCCTGCGCACGGCAGGCTGTGGGCGCATCTGGTCAGCGATTCGGACCTGGCCGAGCTGCACGCCTTCGCCGCGCAGCAGGGCATCCCTCCCCGCGCCTTCGACCGCGACCACTACGACGTGCCGGAGGAGTCGCTGCCGAGGCTCCTCGCCGCCGGCGCGGTGCACGTGGGCGGCAAGGAGCTCACCAGACGACTGATCCGCTCAGGACTCCGGGTTCGAGCCCGCGACCGGCGCTGA